A section of the Pedobacter sp. HDW13 genome encodes:
- a CDS encoding pseudouridine synthase has protein sequence MINKNNRNSRDDKSKPGSRRTEGRSNAAGSDKRRSDDKDNKFKKSSDSKDGFKPRSADRDFKSKSFGDKKDFKPRTGGRDFKSKDSEPQSFKFGDREFKSKDTGPGAEDRGFKSRSGGSRDYKPRTGDRDFKSKEGGSRDYKPRTGDRDFKSKEGGSRDYKPRTGDRDFKPREGGARDYKPRTGERDFKSKDGDSRDFKPRSGGYKDFKSRGNSDGFKPSAGSSRDVKPREPKDGDTRPFRKREEVQPRDTEFNRPERTVIAPARKTNEDKGLIRLNRYISNAGICSRRKADELIAAGIITVNGEAVTELGHKVDPAKDLVRYNGELLKREKKVYVLLNKPKDYITTTDDPQERRTVMQLVDKASRERIYPVGRLDRNTTGLLLMTNDGDLADKLSHPKNGITKIYNVELNKALSQGDLNKIAFGLELEDGLIKPDNISYVAGGTKKEIGIQIHSGKNRIVRRIFEHLGYSVEKLDRVVYGNLTKKDLPRGRWRYLEDHELIQIKHLIK, from the coding sequence ATGATAAATAAAAACAACAGGAACAGTCGGGATGACAAGTCCAAACCGGGCAGCCGGAGAACAGAAGGCAGAAGCAATGCTGCCGGTTCTGACAAAAGAAGATCAGACGACAAAGACAACAAATTCAAAAAATCATCCGATTCAAAAGATGGCTTCAAACCTAGAAGCGCAGACAGAGATTTCAAATCTAAATCTTTCGGAGACAAAAAAGATTTCAAACCAAGAACAGGAGGGCGTGATTTTAAATCGAAAGATTCGGAACCACAGAGCTTCAAATTTGGTGATCGTGAGTTTAAATCCAAAGATACTGGTCCAGGTGCAGAAGATCGTGGCTTCAAATCAAGAAGCGGTGGATCGAGAGATTATAAACCAAGAACCGGTGACAGAGATTTTAAATCGAAAGAAGGAGGTTCAAGAGATTACAAACCAAGAACCGGTGACAGAGATTTTAAATCGAAAGAAGGAGGTTCAAGAGATTACAAACCGAGAACAGGAGACAGGGATTTTAAACCAAGAGAAGGTGGAGCAAGAGATTATAAGCCAAGAACAGGAGAACGCGATTTCAAATCTAAGGATGGAGATTCGAGAGATTTTAAACCGAGAAGTGGTGGTTACAAGGATTTCAAATCGAGAGGCAATTCAGATGGTTTTAAACCAAGTGCCGGAAGCTCAAGAGATGTAAAACCAAGGGAACCGAAAGATGGCGATACCCGTCCGTTCAGAAAACGCGAAGAGGTGCAACCAAGGGATACAGAGTTTAACCGTCCGGAAAGAACAGTTATAGCACCCGCCCGCAAAACAAACGAAGATAAAGGCTTAATCCGCCTAAACAGATATATCTCTAATGCAGGTATTTGCTCACGCCGTAAGGCCGATGAACTAATTGCTGCCGGCATTATTACCGTAAACGGTGAAGCAGTTACCGAATTGGGGCACAAAGTAGACCCTGCAAAAGATTTGGTACGCTACAATGGCGAACTACTTAAACGCGAGAAAAAAGTTTACGTACTGCTAAACAAACCAAAAGATTATATTACTACTACCGACGATCCTCAGGAACGTCGTACAGTGATGCAATTGGTAGACAAAGCCAGTCGTGAGCGTATTTACCCGGTTGGCCGCTTAGACCGCAATACAACAGGTTTATTGTTGATGACCAATGATGGTGACCTGGCCGATAAATTATCGCATCCAAAAAACGGCATTACCAAAATTTACAACGTAGAATTAAACAAAGCTTTATCGCAGGGCGATTTGAATAAAATTGCTTTCGGTTTAGAGCTTGAAGATGGTTTGATTAAACCTGATAACATTTCTTATGTTGCAGGTGGCACCAAAAAAGAAATCGGTATCCAGATCCACAGCGGTAAAAACCGGATTGTGCGTCGTATTTTCGAACATTTAGGCTATAGTGTAGAAAAATTAGATCGCGTAGTTTATGGTAATTTAACCAAAAAAGATTTGCCACGCGGCAGATGGCGTTATCTTGAAGATCACGAACTGATTCAAATAAAACACTTAATTAAATAA
- a CDS encoding lytic transglycosylase domain-containing protein, producing MLKKHIVPFAVVATLFILAKVFAYQMPLAQKSLVKEEKLNTTTPKSDSLEVEYEAGPLSLMAQLNFAQETLPLGDKKVERKMKKILAAHTYGNTQTNRLHAKAAKWFPVIEPILAAYGIPNDFKYLALVESGMAEGVSPKGAAGIWQFMPGTARTYGLKVNGRVDERYNLRKSTIAACKYIKEMYQGLESWTLVAAAYNIGDGRLRKQIDNQNQDNYYKMKLNRETGGYVYKVISMKQIMEHPKRYGYAKPRVLLAYNAE from the coding sequence ATGTTAAAGAAACACATCGTACCATTTGCGGTAGTGGCAACACTATTTATCTTGGCAAAAGTGTTCGCTTACCAAATGCCCTTAGCACAAAAAAGTCTTGTAAAAGAAGAAAAATTAAACACTACAACACCCAAATCTGATAGCCTGGAAGTTGAATATGAGGCCGGCCCTCTATCCTTAATGGCACAATTAAATTTCGCTCAGGAAACTTTGCCATTAGGCGATAAAAAGGTTGAGCGCAAAATGAAAAAAATCCTTGCAGCACATACTTATGGGAATACTCAAACCAACCGTTTGCACGCAAAAGCAGCAAAATGGTTTCCGGTAATTGAGCCTATACTTGCAGCATACGGAATTCCGAACGATTTTAAGTATTTGGCCCTGGTCGAATCTGGAATGGCTGAAGGGGTTTCGCCAAAAGGCGCAGCCGGAATCTGGCAGTTTATGCCCGGTACTGCCCGTACTTATGGATTAAAAGTAAACGGTAGGGTTGATGAACGCTATAATTTGCGTAAATCGACTATCGCAGCCTGCAAATACATTAAAGAAATGTATCAGGGACTTGAAAGCTGGACATTAGTTGCAGCAGCTTACAACATTGGCGACGGACGCTTGCGCAAGCAAATCGATAATCAAAATCAGGATAATTACTACAAAATGAAGTTGAACCGCGAAACCGGTGGCTATGTTTATAAAGTAATCTCTATGAAACAGATTATGGAACATCCGAAACGTTACGGTTACGCAAAACCGAGAGTATTATTGGCTTACAATGCCGAATAA
- a CDS encoding ferredoxin--NADP reductase — protein sequence MFKLSIQKIINQPGDNITFEFEVLGESYPKYLAGQFLSLVFEGKHKEIRRSYSFNSSPDVDEPLAITVKRVENGEISRFLHHKTTEGDVLLAQEPQGLFSYQPVENLERDIFLFAAGVGITPLFSIMKTALVTEKKSKITLVYSNRSKEETLFYDELSDWQQKFPDRLKIVWVFSNSKNLLTARLNKFYIEKLLKEHLLFDRKDALFYTCGPVIYMDLCRITLLGMGFDIKQIKRETFVLPEDELDEDDSSEKVVDKNTYSVILNFKGETYNLDVPWPKRILDVALEHKIKLPYSCRGGVCSTCVANCTKGGVRMDYNEVLTDDELERGRVLVCTGHPTENGTTIEW from the coding sequence ATGTTCAAACTGAGTATCCAGAAAATTATTAACCAGCCGGGCGATAACATTACTTTTGAATTTGAGGTGTTAGGTGAAAGCTATCCTAAGTATCTTGCCGGGCAGTTTTTATCGCTGGTTTTTGAAGGAAAGCATAAGGAAATCAGACGGTCGTATTCTTTTAATAGTTCACCGGATGTGGATGAGCCACTCGCGATTACGGTTAAACGTGTCGAAAATGGCGAGATTTCGCGTTTCCTGCACCATAAAACAACTGAGGGTGATGTGCTTTTGGCGCAAGAACCACAAGGTTTATTCAGTTATCAGCCGGTAGAAAATCTGGAACGCGATATTTTTCTCTTTGCTGCAGGTGTGGGTATCACCCCATTGTTCTCGATTATGAAAACGGCGCTGGTTACCGAAAAAAAGTCTAAAATTACTTTGGTGTATAGTAACCGCTCAAAAGAAGAAACCTTGTTTTACGATGAACTGAGCGATTGGCAGCAGAAATTTCCAGATCGTTTAAAAATAGTTTGGGTATTTAGCAACAGCAAAAACTTGCTCACTGCCAGGTTAAATAAGTTTTACATTGAAAAACTGCTGAAAGAACATTTATTGTTCGACCGGAAAGATGCACTTTTCTACACCTGCGGACCAGTTATTTATATGGATTTGTGCCGCATTACCTTATTGGGCATGGGTTTCGATATAAAACAGATTAAACGCGAAACTTTTGTGCTTCCCGAAGATGAATTGGATGAAGATGATAGTTCGGAAAAAGTGGTGGATAAGAATACCTATTCGGTAATTCTAAACTTTAAAGGGGAAACCTACAATCTGGATGTACCCTGGCCTAAACGGATCCTGGATGTTGCTCTGGAACATAAAATTAAACTGCCTTACAGCTGTCGCGGTGGGGTATGCAGCACTTGCGTGGCTAACTGCACCAAAGGTGGTGTACGCATGGATTATAACGAGGTGCTTACCGACGATGAATTGGAAAGAGGCAGGGTGCTAGTGTGCACTGGTCATCCCACAGAGAATGGTACTACGATAGAGTGGTAG
- a CDS encoding contact-dependent growth inhibition system immunity protein, translating into MKKNKNELQFEQKSLEDLEGSKWPDLKEYPTNLIKRCHDYRKIPINRLTPEQLRTLIGQNIGLKHLIPVTIELLSKDILTEGDLYPGDLLERTTKIEDRFWTENLVLKEQLSKLIDLNSEKIRNKNLQLKSL; encoded by the coding sequence ATGAAGAAAAATAAAAATGAATTACAATTTGAACAAAAGTCTCTTGAAGATTTAGAGGGTTCGAAATGGCCAGACCTGAAAGAATACCCAACTAATTTGATCAAAAGATGTCATGATTATAGAAAAATACCTATCAACAGACTTACACCAGAGCAATTGAGAACATTAATTGGACAAAACATTGGCTTAAAACATCTGATACCTGTCACAATTGAACTTTTAAGCAAAGATATTCTTACAGAGGGCGACCTATACCCAGGCGACCTACTTGAGAGAACAACAAAAATAGAAGATAGATTCTGGACTGAAAATCTAGTATTAAAAGAACAACTTTCTAAGCTAATTGATTTAAACTCTGAAAAGATCAGAAATAAAAATCTTCAACTTAAAAGCTTATAA